Proteins encoded together in one Musa acuminata AAA Group cultivar baxijiao chromosome BXJ3-6, Cavendish_Baxijiao_AAA, whole genome shotgun sequence window:
- the LOC103990094 gene encoding microtubule-destabilizing protein 60-like translates to MATPAKRSQAPRRQTSEIPKLSENLDPNLLPTPCRRSTKSPATNSARPKKSASQTPVRIPSSSPSPAKDNSLVAPKRSSVTPLKSLDPEKCHQEVARLKENTSKSESLAVEDMEVTDSRARAMKQLLLEEAMSGLPESGAGRVTYLVNAFERLLSISKEPKGEDGGEVKRKVMNWALPGLHQPPKAKVSENSCSPVLCSTDFPHIEDSEGDSAEHSSVNKKDKRLSNGINGSDEGRRNRRNSTGFSGRSRIKKFKVKSLQPFKLRTEQRGRFKEEQFIKKVNEMLLEEERKRTPIAKGLPWTTDEPEILIKPPIKEPTEPIELILHSDVRAVERSEFDLHVAERMSFVEQIKLDRERQQKLEEEEEIRRLRKELVPKAQPMPYFDRPFIPRKSAKPQTVPKEPRFHIHHLKEP, encoded by the exons ATGGCGACCCCTGCCAAGAGATCCCAAGCCCCGAGACGCCAAACCTCGGAAATACCGAAGCTTTCCGAGAACCTTGATCCCAATCTTCTTCCCACTCCTTGCCGACGATCGACGAAATCTCCTGCAACCAATTCGGCGAGGCCGAAGAAATCAGCATCCCAAACCCCGGTTCGGATTCCGTCATCATCGCCTTCCCCTGCCAAAGACAACAGCTTGGTTGCTCCCAAGAGGAGTTCCGTAACTCCGCTCAAGAGCTTGGACCCCGAGAAGTGTCATCAAGAGGTGGCTCGTCTCAAGGAGAATACGAGTAAAAGTGAATCATTGGCGGTGGAAGATATGGAGGTTACAGATTCGAGAGCGAGAGCGATGAAGCAATTGCTGCTGGAGGAAGCCATGAGCGGTCTACCGGAGTCGGGGGCCGGGCGGGTGACGTACTTGGTGAATGCATTTGAGAGACTTCTTTCCATCTCAAAGGAGCCAAAGGGTGAAGATGGAGGAGAAGTCAAAAGAAAGGTGATGAATTGGGCCTTGCCTGGCTTGCATCAGCCACCGAAGGCTAAGGTAAGCGAAAATTCTTGCTCGCCTGTCTTGTGTTCGACAGATTTCCCACATATAGAGGACTCCGAAGGAGATTCTGCCGAGCATTCTTCGGTGAACAAGAAGGACAAAAG ATTGAGCAATGGGATCAATGGATCGGACGAAGGGCGAAGAAATAGACGAAAT AGCACTGGTTTCTCAGGAAGAAGCAGGATCAAGAAGTTCAAAGTGAAAAGCCTGCAACCCTTCAAGTTAAGGACTGAG CAAAGAGGAAGGTTCAAGGAAGAGCAATTCATCAAGAAAGTGAACGAAATGCTTTTGGAGGAGGAGAGGAAACGAACACCAATTGCAAAAGGCCTTCCCTGGACTACAGATGAACCTGAG ATTCTGATAAAGCCTCCCATAAAGGAGCCAACAGAACCAATTGAACTTATTCTTCACAGCGATGTACGTGCTGTAGAACGATCTGAGTTTGATCTTCAT GTTGCTGAGCGTATGAGCTTCGTTGAGCAAATAAAACTGGATAGAGAAAGGCAGCAAAAG ctggaagaagaagaggaaataaGAAGACTCCGAAAAGAGCTTGTGCCGAAAGCTCAACCCATGCCTTACTTTGATCGTCCCTTCATCCCGAGAAA ATCAGCAAAACCCCAGACAGTTCCAAAGGAGCCAAGGTTTCATATTCACCACCTGAAGGAACCATAA
- the LOC135639807 gene encoding small ribosomal subunit protein eS19, protein MENDVAKTVKDVSPHEFVKAYSAHLKRSGKMELPEWTDIVKTGRFKELAPYDPDWYYIRAASMARKIYLRQGIGVGGFQKIYGGRKRNGSRPPHFCKSSGAIARHILQQLQRMNIIEIEPKGGRRITSQGQRDLDQVAGRV, encoded by the exons ATGGAGAACGACGTGGCCAAGACCGTTAAGGACGTCTCGCCCCACGAGTTCGTCAAGGCCTACTCCGCCCACCTCAAGCGATCCGGCAAG ATGGAACTTCCTGAGTGGACAGACATTGTGAAGACCGGAAGGTTCAAGGAACTTGCTCCTTATGATCCTGATTGGTACTACATTAGAGCTG CTTCGATGGCAAGAAAGATATATTTGAGGCAGGGTATTGGAGTAGGTGGCTTTCAGAAGATTTATGGAGGCCGCAAGAGGAATGGAAGTCGTCCACCACATTTCTGCAAGAGCAGCGGAGCCATTGCTCGCCACATTTTGCAGCAGTTGCAGAGGATGAATATCATCGAAATCGAACCTAAAGG CGGAAGGAGGATTACTTCTCAAGGGCAGCGAGATCTTGATCAAGTTGCCGGACGTGTCTAA